From Salmo salar chromosome ssa04, Ssal_v3.1, whole genome shotgun sequence, one genomic window encodes:
- the LOC106602760 gene encoding CD209 antigen-like protein E isoform X2, with product MDDYINKEVVEIDKVIEENKNGAMRRVTTETHHSGPDGSERRLYRMVAVSFGMLCVLQVALNISLRLEYCLSKGRDQQQKEKDFMEKFSNPCWNKFESCWYFLSTERKTWSESRKDCLERGADLVIINSGKEQRFLFALKKRVWIGLTDRETEGSWKWVDGTPLNTRYWGRNQPSSGGGQSTYQEKDCVELDDGQHQPEKTWNYSNCDNKLEWICELCNK from the exons ATGGATGACTACATCAACAAAGAGGTTGTTGAAATTGACAAGGTTATTGAAGAAAACAAGAATGGAGCAATGAGGAGAGTGACGACTGAGACACATCACTCAG GACCTGACGGTTCAGAGAGAAGACTCTACAGGATGGTTGCTGTAAGCTTTGGGATGCTGTGTGTTCTACAAGTCGCTCTCAACATCTCCCTGCGACTAGAAT ACTGTCTGAGTAAAGGGAGAGACCAGCAACAGAAGGAGAAAGATTTTATGGAAAAGTTCTCTAATCCAT GCTGGAACAAGTTTGAATCCTGTTGGTACTTCCTCTCTACTGAGAGAAAAACCTGGAGTGAGAGCAGAAAGgactgtctggagagaggagcagacctgGTGATCATAAACAGCGGAAAGGAACAg AGGTTTCTCTTTGCCCTCAAAAAGAGAGTCTGGATCggtctgactgacagagagactgaggggtCCTGGAAATGGGTAGACGGCACACCACTGAACACAAG GTACTGGGGGCGCAACCAgcctagtagtggtggtggtcaaTCAACCTATCAGGAGAAGGACTGTGTTGAACTAGATGATGGACAACATCAGCCTGAAAAGACATGGAATTATTCAAATTGTGATAATAAACTGGAGTGGATTTGTGAGCTGTGTAATAAATAA
- the LOC106602760 gene encoding CD209 antigen-like protein E isoform X1, with the protein MDDYINKEVVEIDKVIEENKNGAMRRVTTETHHSGPDGSERRLYRMVAVSFGMLCVLQVALNISLRLESDCLSKGRDQQQKEKDFMEKFSNPCWNKFESCWYFLSTERKTWSESRKDCLERGADLVIINSGKEQRFLFALKKRVWIGLTDRETEGSWKWVDGTPLNTRYWGRNQPSSGGGQSTYQEKDCVELDDGQHQPEKTWNYSNCDNKLEWICELCNK; encoded by the exons ATGGATGACTACATCAACAAAGAGGTTGTTGAAATTGACAAGGTTATTGAAGAAAACAAGAATGGAGCAATGAGGAGAGTGACGACTGAGACACATCACTCAG GACCTGACGGTTCAGAGAGAAGACTCTACAGGATGGTTGCTGTAAGCTTTGGGATGCTGTGTGTTCTACAAGTCGCTCTCAACATCTCCCTGCGACTAGAAT CAGACTGTCTGAGTAAAGGGAGAGACCAGCAACAGAAGGAGAAAGATTTTATGGAAAAGTTCTCTAATCCAT GCTGGAACAAGTTTGAATCCTGTTGGTACTTCCTCTCTACTGAGAGAAAAACCTGGAGTGAGAGCAGAAAGgactgtctggagagaggagcagacctgGTGATCATAAACAGCGGAAAGGAACAg AGGTTTCTCTTTGCCCTCAAAAAGAGAGTCTGGATCggtctgactgacagagagactgaggggtCCTGGAAATGGGTAGACGGCACACCACTGAACACAAG GTACTGGGGGCGCAACCAgcctagtagtggtggtggtcaaTCAACCTATCAGGAGAAGGACTGTGTTGAACTAGATGATGGACAACATCAGCCTGAAAAGACATGGAATTATTCAAATTGTGATAATAAACTGGAGTGGATTTGTGAGCTGTGTAATAAATAA
- the LOC106602759 gene encoding C-type lectin domain family 4 member E isoform X2, whose product MDDYVNKEVVEIEKVIEENKNGAMRRVTTETHHSGPDGSERRLYRMVAVSFGMLCVLQVTLNISLRLVYSLTEERDQLPTSYNNLTEERDQLQREKDDFMEKFSNLSRKRFESCWYFVSTEKKTWSESRKDCLERGADLVIINSKKEMRFLYGLKKRVWIGLTDRETEGSWKWVDGTPLNTRFWGSNQPSSGGGHSTHQEKDCVELDDGQHQPEKTWNDSNCDNKLEWICELCNNNLL is encoded by the exons ATGGATGACTACGTCAACAAAGAGGTTGTTGAAATTGAAAAGGTTATTGAAGAAAACAAGAATGGAGCAATGAGGAGAGTGACGACTGAGACACATCACTCAG GACCTGACGGTTCAGAGAGAAGACTCTACAGGATGGTTGCTGTAAGCTTTGGGATGCTGTGTGTTCTACAAGTCACTCTCAATATCTCCCTGCGACTAGTCT ACAGtctgactgaagagagagaccagctaccaaccagttacaacaacctgactgaagagagagaccagctacagagggagaaagatgatTTCATGGAAAAGTTCTCTAATCTGA GCCGGAAAAGGTTTGAATCCTGTTGGTACTTCGTCTCTACTGAGAAAAAAACCTGGAGTGAGAGCAGAAAGgactgtctggagagaggagcagacctgGTGATCATAAACAGCAAGAAGGAAAtg AGGTTTCTCTATGGCCTCAAAAAGAGAGTCTGGATCggtctgactgacagagagactgaggggtCCTGGAAATGGGTAGACGGCACACCACTGAACACAAG GTTCTGGGGGAGCAACCAgcctagtagtggtggtggtcatTCAACCCATCAGGAGAAGGACTGTGTTGAACTAGATGATGGACAACATCAGCCTGAGAAGACATGGAATGATTCAAATTGTGATAATAAACTGGAGTGGATTTGTGAGTTGTGTAACAATAACCTTCTGTAa
- the LOC106602759 gene encoding C-type lectin domain family 4 member E isoform X1, with the protein MDDYVNKEVVEIEKVIEENKNGAMRRVTTETHHSGPDGSERRLYRMVAVSFGMLCVLQVTLNISLRLVSDSLTEERDQLPTSYNNLTEERDQLQREKDDFMEKFSNLSRKRFESCWYFVSTEKKTWSESRKDCLERGADLVIINSKKEMRFLYGLKKRVWIGLTDRETEGSWKWVDGTPLNTRFWGSNQPSSGGGHSTHQEKDCVELDDGQHQPEKTWNDSNCDNKLEWICELCNNNLL; encoded by the exons ATGGATGACTACGTCAACAAAGAGGTTGTTGAAATTGAAAAGGTTATTGAAGAAAACAAGAATGGAGCAATGAGGAGAGTGACGACTGAGACACATCACTCAG GACCTGACGGTTCAGAGAGAAGACTCTACAGGATGGTTGCTGTAAGCTTTGGGATGCTGTGTGTTCTACAAGTCACTCTCAATATCTCCCTGCGACTAGTCT CAGACAGtctgactgaagagagagaccagctaccaaccagttacaacaacctgactgaagagagagaccagctacagagggagaaagatgatTTCATGGAAAAGTTCTCTAATCTGA GCCGGAAAAGGTTTGAATCCTGTTGGTACTTCGTCTCTACTGAGAAAAAAACCTGGAGTGAGAGCAGAAAGgactgtctggagagaggagcagacctgGTGATCATAAACAGCAAGAAGGAAAtg AGGTTTCTCTATGGCCTCAAAAAGAGAGTCTGGATCggtctgactgacagagagactgaggggtCCTGGAAATGGGTAGACGGCACACCACTGAACACAAG GTTCTGGGGGAGCAACCAgcctagtagtggtggtggtcatTCAACCCATCAGGAGAAGGACTGTGTTGAACTAGATGATGGACAACATCAGCCTGAGAAGACATGGAATGATTCAAATTGTGATAATAAACTGGAGTGGATTTGTGAGTTGTGTAACAATAACCTTCTGTAa
- the LOC123742436 gene encoding C-type lectin domain family 4 member E-like isoform X1, producing the protein MDDYVNKEVVEIEKVIEENKNGAMRRVTTETHHSGPDGSERRLYRMVAVSFGMLCVLQVTLNISLRLVSDSLTEERDQLPTSYNNLTEERDQLQREKDDFMEKFSNLSRKRFESCWYFVSTEKKTWSESRKDCLERGADLVIINSKKKMRFLYGLKKRVWIGLTDRETEGSWKWVDGTPLKTGFWGSNQPSSGGGHSTHQEKDCVELDDGQHQPEKTWNDSNCDNKLEWICELCNKNLL; encoded by the exons ATGGATGACTACGTCAACAAAGAGGTTGTTGAAATTGAAAAGGTTATTGAAGAAAACAAGAATGGAGCAATGAGGAGAGTGACGACTGAGACACATCACTCAG GACCTGACGGTTCAGAGAGAAGACTCTACAGGATGGTTGCTGTAAGCTTTGGGATGCTGTGTGTTCTACAAGTCACTCTCAATATCTCCCTGCGACTAGTCT CAGACAGtctgactgaagagagagaccagctaccaaccagttacaacaacctgactgaagagagagaccagctacagagggagaaagatgatTTCATGGAAAAGTTCTCTAATCTGA GCCGGAAAAGGTTTGAATCCTGTTGGTACTTCGTCTCTACTGAGAAAAAAACCTGGAGTGAGAGCAGAAAGgactgtctggagagaggagcagacctgGTGATCATAAACAGCAAGAAGAAAAtg AGGTTTCTCTATGGCCTCAAAAAGAGAGTCTGGATCggtctgactgacagagagactgaggggtCCTGGAAATGGGTAGACGGCACACCACTGAAGACAGG GTTCTGGGGGAGCAACCAgcctagtagtggtggtggtcatTCAACCCATCAGGAGAAGGACTGTGTTGAACTAGATGATGGACAACATCAGCCTGAGAAGACATGGAATGATTCAAATTGTGATAATAAACTGGAGTGGATTTGTGAGTTGTGTAACAAAAACCTTCTGTAA
- the LOC123742436 gene encoding C-type lectin domain family 4 member E-like isoform X2 has translation MDDYVNKEVVEIEKVIEENKNGAMRRVTTETHHSGPDGSERRLYRMVAVSFGMLCVLQVTLNISLRLVYSLTEERDQLPTSYNNLTEERDQLQREKDDFMEKFSNLSRKRFESCWYFVSTEKKTWSESRKDCLERGADLVIINSKKKMRFLYGLKKRVWIGLTDRETEGSWKWVDGTPLKTGFWGSNQPSSGGGHSTHQEKDCVELDDGQHQPEKTWNDSNCDNKLEWICELCNKNLL, from the exons ATGGATGACTACGTCAACAAAGAGGTTGTTGAAATTGAAAAGGTTATTGAAGAAAACAAGAATGGAGCAATGAGGAGAGTGACGACTGAGACACATCACTCAG GACCTGACGGTTCAGAGAGAAGACTCTACAGGATGGTTGCTGTAAGCTTTGGGATGCTGTGTGTTCTACAAGTCACTCTCAATATCTCCCTGCGACTAGTCT ACAGtctgactgaagagagagaccagctaccaaccagttacaacaacctgactgaagagagagaccagctacagagggagaaagatgatTTCATGGAAAAGTTCTCTAATCTGA GCCGGAAAAGGTTTGAATCCTGTTGGTACTTCGTCTCTACTGAGAAAAAAACCTGGAGTGAGAGCAGAAAGgactgtctggagagaggagcagacctgGTGATCATAAACAGCAAGAAGAAAAtg AGGTTTCTCTATGGCCTCAAAAAGAGAGTCTGGATCggtctgactgacagagagactgaggggtCCTGGAAATGGGTAGACGGCACACCACTGAAGACAGG GTTCTGGGGGAGCAACCAgcctagtagtggtggtggtcatTCAACCCATCAGGAGAAGGACTGTGTTGAACTAGATGATGGACAACATCAGCCTGAGAAGACATGGAATGATTCAAATTGTGATAATAAACTGGAGTGGATTTGTGAGTTGTGTAACAAAAACCTTCTGTAA